In one window of Desulfovibrio sp. DNA:
- a CDS encoding protein-glutamate O-methyltransferase CheR, with protein sequence MQISDEEFLQLRDFIYQQCGIFIAENRKYLVENRLSNRIKDLNLKSYNEYYNFLRFDASRKTELNKLFEVVTTNETSFFRNPPQLEVFQKNVLPDILDQCRQKGQKKLRIWSAGCSTGEEPYTLAIILHEVLRSEIHSWDIKITANDLSEAVLAAARRGIYSEYALRTTPKSIVDTYFVKEDSVYKIKPELKNLVSFGQINLSDKEQLRRVDKSQIVFCRNVIIYFDDEMKRKVINAFYDNLEVNGALLIGHSESLHNISRAFQLEHFKGTIVYRKLA encoded by the coding sequence TTGCAGATTTCGGATGAGGAATTTTTGCAGCTTCGTGATTTTATTTACCAGCAATGCGGCATTTTTATCGCCGAAAACCGCAAATATCTGGTTGAAAACCGTCTTTCCAATCGCATCAAGGATTTGAACCTCAAAAGTTACAACGAATACTACAATTTCCTCCGGTTTGATGCCAGTCGAAAGACTGAATTAAACAAGCTTTTTGAGGTTGTTACTACCAACGAAACCAGTTTTTTCCGCAATCCGCCGCAACTGGAAGTTTTTCAAAAAAACGTGCTGCCTGATATACTGGATCAATGCCGCCAAAAAGGACAAAAAAAATTACGTATCTGGTCGGCAGGCTGTTCCACAGGTGAGGAGCCCTATACCCTCGCTATCATTCTTCACGAAGTTCTCAGAAGTGAAATCCATAGCTGGGATATCAAAATAACGGCCAACGATCTTTCTGAAGCCGTACTTGCCGCCGCAAGGCGTGGCATCTACAGCGAGTATGCACTGCGCACCACGCCAAAATCCATCGTAGACACCTACTTCGTTAAAGAGGACAGTGTATACAAGATCAAGCCCGAACTGAAGAACCTCGTTTCTTTTGGGCAGATAAATCTTAGCGACAAAGAGCAGTTGAGGCGTGTTGATAAATCGCAGATCGTTTTTTGCCGTAATGTCATCATTTACTTTGACGATGAAATGAAGCGCAAAGTCATCAATGCCTTCTATGACAACCTGGAGGTCAATGGCGCACTGCTCATCGGCCATTCAGAGTCGCTGCACAATATCAGCCGTGCGTTCCAGCTGGAGCATTTCAAAGGCACCATCGTCTACCGCAAGCTGGCTTAG
- a CDS encoding ParA family protein — translation MCAKILAVANQKGGVGKTTTAVTLGCALVRAGKKILLLDLDPHACATLHARIYPEDVRYSLHDIFMASEESWPALWPLLLRSQALHGMDMAPGSIRLSELEVDFKDRSAKGSILGRSLEAVRKDYDFIILDCPPHVGILLVNALVAADLLIIPIQTDFLALHGLKLLFDTLHTLNKALGRPILYRALPTMYDKRAKACTRVLELLQRKMDHAMFNSIIGIDTRFREASAQGCSIYDIDQHSRGARCYEALAQEVLQLW, via the coding sequence ATGTGCGCCAAGATCCTGGCTGTTGCCAATCAGAAAGGAGGCGTGGGAAAAACCACAACCGCTGTGACCCTGGGTTGTGCGCTGGTACGGGCGGGAAAAAAAATCCTGTTGCTGGACCTTGATCCGCATGCCTGTGCGACCCTGCACGCCAGGATATATCCAGAGGACGTGCGTTACAGCCTGCATGACATTTTTATGGCCTCCGAAGAAAGCTGGCCCGCGCTGTGGCCGCTTCTGCTGCGCTCACAGGCATTGCACGGTATGGATATGGCCCCTGGCAGCATTCGCCTGTCGGAGCTTGAAGTTGATTTTAAAGACAGAAGCGCCAAAGGCAGCATACTTGGCAGAAGCCTGGAGGCCGTGCGCAAGGATTATGACTTTATCATTCTGGATTGCCCGCCCCATGTAGGCATACTTCTTGTAAACGCACTGGTGGCGGCCGACTTGCTGATAATTCCGATACAGACAGATTTTTTGGCGCTGCACGGTTTGAAGCTGCTGTTTGACACGCTGCATACACTCAACAAGGCGCTGGGCAGACCCATTCTCTACCGGGCCCTGCCCACCATGTATGACAAGCGCGCCAAGGCATGCACCAGGGTACTGGAGCTTTTGCAGCGAAAAATGGATCACGCTATGTTCAACTCCATTATTGGCATTGACACACGTTTTCGTGAAGCCAGCGCTCAGGGATGCAGTATCTATGACATTGACCAGCATTCGCGAGGGGCACGCTGCTATGAAGCTCTTGCGCAGGAAGTGTTGCAACTATGGTAA
- a CDS encoding chemotaxis protein CheW has protein sequence MVKTPEEYFSGQSFTPPGMAGSSSALSAAEQAFVQKYLGVDALADMSIYAPDAADAAPDAALGSISTPGVEGREDHAVRPAHSAVSLKTQLTTLPTVQMVSFYVREQIFLLPVCVIVEVLRHMPLTRLPMAPPFVAGVVNLRGRVTPLLHLDALLTLDQQHRYTPESFIVVCGSEEMQLGLIVDKIHTMYMLDQAKINWNAEVQLGASADLLCGLAEVNDHLHGIVDPQMIVEKLLEA, from the coding sequence ATGGTAAAAACGCCTGAAGAATATTTCTCTGGTCAGAGTTTTACCCCGCCGGGTATGGCAGGGTCATCGTCTGCGCTCAGCGCCGCTGAACAGGCTTTTGTTCAAAAGTATCTTGGCGTTGATGCGCTGGCGGATATGTCCATATACGCGCCCGATGCCGCAGATGCAGCGCCGGACGCAGCCCTGGGCAGTATATCCACCCCCGGCGTTGAGGGGCGCGAGGATCATGCAGTGCGCCCCGCGCATTCCGCCGTCAGTTTAAAAACGCAATTGACCACACTGCCCACAGTGCAGATGGTGTCGTTCTATGTGCGCGAACAGATTTTTCTTCTGCCGGTTTGCGTGATTGTTGAAGTGTTGCGGCATATGCCGCTCACACGGCTGCCCATGGCTCCGCCCTTTGTAGCTGGCGTCGTCAACCTGCGGGGGCGCGTCACCCCGCTGCTGCACCTTGATGCCCTGCTGACCCTTGATCAGCAGCATCGTTACACACCCGAAAGTTTCATTGTGGTGTGCGGCAGTGAAGAAATGCAGCTTGGCCTTATCGTTGATAAGATTCATACTATGTATATGCTGGATCAGGCCAAGATCAACTGGAATGCCGAGGTCCAACTGGGAGCCAGCGCAGACCTGCTTTGCGGACTTGCCGAAGTGAATGACCACCTGCACGGCATTGTTGACCCACAAATGATCGTGGAAAAGCTGCTTGAAGCTTAA
- a CDS encoding response regulator, giving the protein MKKHIMVVDDSKTIRNLVAFVLKGEGFKVSTAEDGLDAIEKLYSLDPVDLIVSDVNMPRMDGFTFIKTIRAQDAYKDIPIIVLSTEGQEKDIQTGMSLGANLYMVKPAQPEKMVRNIKMLLG; this is encoded by the coding sequence ATGAAAAAACATATCATGGTCGTCGATGACTCAAAGACCATCCGTAATCTGGTGGCCTTTGTGCTAAAAGGAGAAGGCTTTAAGGTCAGTACCGCTGAAGACGGCCTTGATGCCATTGAAAAGCTGTACAGCCTGGACCCCGTTGATCTGATCGTCTCCGATGTCAACATGCCTCGCATGGATGGATTCACGTTCATTAAAACCATCCGCGCGCAGGACGCTTACAAGGACATCCCCATTATTGTTCTCTCAACGGAAGGACAGGAAAAGGATATACAGACCGGCATGAGCCTTGGGGCAAATCTTTATATGGTCAAGCCCGCCCAGCCCGAAAAAATGGTCCGTAATATAAAGATGCTCTTGGGTTAG
- a CDS encoding Hpt domain-containing protein — MSQDFFDPELFADFIAEAKEHLETIEPNLLELEKAPGNLALLNDIFRPMHSLKGASGFLGLNRINQLAHKAENILDELRKGSMVVTSEIMDVILASTDALRQMIDNLEANNSEGEVETGHIMAQIDAIMAGDSPALNPPADAAPVAETAAAPAVTDVQAQGALPAETSAGGYPAAELPQNAQADSVSAPDNANGMSGKEWVGTLPAHEPYALTAFGEGHLKDFIDESIEIIENLTNGLLDLEENPTGQNDLVNDLFRFFHNMKGNSGIIGYNELNALTHEAETLLNNVRQGKITPNHDLIDLLLLVVDVMEALVRNIDIASGQATPFETDAVVRQLQAALAGGPIALPEELLAAQGRAHMPAEEPRDSGTEAANQASSVEVVTPTIIPVGSESDDTEAFRVTVQQQIEIIHAALETLKKNGSHKDSIDALFRCLVAIKNACAFVGLADIKTYAERTAGIVDQGRISDIDFGLMIDLLSQEVSIIEDMIRQALAEGKVAADVCSSAEKAVDENDESDSPSTASDADHTQPKTSTAMASVAPAQASQPVASREGQSAAVKPAAASTPVAPAAPARTVAPAAQPAPAAAMPRPAAPQTKGAAPAAENHKSSSTIRVDHERLDHLMNLIGELIINRNRYTLIARSLEDSSEKVDISHVAQSLSETTYAMARISDDLQDTIMKVRMVPVSSVFSRFPRLVRDLSRKSGKEVDLIMEGEETELDKSVVEVIGDPLVHLIRNSVDHGIEPEDVRIAAGKPPKGKVTLRAFHKGNSVAIEIEDDGKGIDPVKMREIAVRKGLITTEEAAQLDDREAVELIFAPGFSSADQITDISGRGVGMDVVRTNIKNLKGSVSTHSEVGKGTRFTLSLPLTLAIIDALMVNVSGQMYAIPLDAVSETTKIEAKRLTDVKGRKAVTLRGEVLGIVEMAEMLGLPRASDPLPDVLSVVVIHDNDRRLGLVVDRLLERQEIVIKPLGAYLGDLKGISGATIMGDGSVILILDPHEIYLMATSKASSMAPPAGESKQPASSARV, encoded by the coding sequence ATGAGCCAAGATTTTTTTGACCCAGAATTATTTGCCGACTTTATTGCAGAGGCAAAAGAGCATCTTGAGACCATCGAGCCCAATCTTTTGGAGCTTGAAAAGGCCCCAGGAAACTTGGCCCTGCTCAATGATATTTTTCGCCCCATGCATTCCCTCAAGGGAGCTTCAGGCTTTCTTGGGCTAAACCGTATCAATCAGCTTGCGCACAAGGCCGAAAATATTCTTGACGAACTGCGCAAAGGCAGCATGGTGGTCACATCGGAAATTATGGATGTCATTTTGGCCTCCACCGATGCCCTGCGTCAGATGATCGACAACCTTGAGGCCAACAATTCTGAAGGAGAGGTTGAAACCGGTCACATTATGGCGCAGATCGACGCCATTATGGCTGGCGACAGCCCCGCTCTGAACCCGCCCGCTGACGCTGCTCCTGTTGCCGAAACCGCTGCCGCCCCTGCGGTCACGGATGTTCAGGCACAAGGTGCCCTTCCGGCTGAAACCAGTGCTGGCGGGTACCCCGCAGCGGAATTGCCTCAGAATGCCCAGGCTGATTCCGTTTCTGCGCCCGACAATGCCAACGGCATGTCCGGCAAGGAATGGGTGGGCACCCTGCCTGCGCACGAGCCCTATGCCCTTACGGCCTTCGGCGAAGGACATCTTAAAGATTTCATCGACGAATCCATTGAGATCATAGAAAATCTCACCAATGGGCTTCTGGATCTTGAAGAAAATCCCACAGGTCAGAATGATCTGGTCAATGACCTTTTCCGCTTTTTCCACAATATGAAGGGCAATAGCGGCATTATTGGCTATAATGAGCTCAATGCGCTGACCCATGAAGCGGAAACCCTGCTTAACAATGTACGGCAGGGCAAGATAACTCCGAACCACGATCTTATCGACCTGCTCCTGCTGGTTGTGGATGTAATGGAAGCCCTGGTTCGCAATATTGATATTGCTTCCGGGCAGGCCACTCCCTTTGAAACCGATGCCGTGGTACGACAGCTCCAGGCTGCCCTGGCAGGCGGCCCCATTGCCTTGCCGGAAGAACTGCTGGCGGCGCAAGGGCGCGCCCATATGCCTGCCGAAGAACCCAGGGATTCCGGAACAGAGGCGGCTAACCAGGCCTCTTCTGTTGAAGTGGTCACCCCCACAATTATTCCGGTCGGTTCCGAAAGCGACGACACGGAAGCGTTCCGCGTTACCGTGCAGCAGCAGATTGAAATCATACACGCCGCTCTGGAAACACTCAAAAAAAACGGCAGCCACAAAGATTCCATCGACGCCCTGTTCCGTTGCCTTGTGGCCATAAAGAACGCCTGCGCCTTTGTGGGGCTAGCCGACATTAAGACCTACGCGGAACGCACCGCCGGCATCGTTGACCAGGGGCGCATCAGCGACATCGATTTTGGCCTTATGATCGACCTGCTCAGTCAGGAAGTCAGTATCATTGAAGATATGATCCGCCAGGCGCTGGCTGAGGGCAAAGTTGCGGCGGACGTCTGCTCCAGCGCTGAAAAAGCGGTGGATGAAAATGACGAATCTGACAGCCCGTCCACGGCATCTGACGCAGACCACACCCAGCCCAAAACTTCGACAGCAATGGCCAGCGTCGCTCCGGCCCAGGCATCCCAGCCCGTCGCAAGTCGTGAAGGGCAAAGCGCTGCCGTTAAACCTGCCGCGGCTTCAACCCCCGTGGCCCCTGCCGCCCCCGCCAGAACTGTCGCCCCGGCCGCACAGCCTGCTCCTGCGGCTGCCATGCCGCGTCCGGCTGCACCCCAGACCAAGGGGGCTGCGCCTGCTGCTGAAAATCACAAAAGTTCCTCGACTATACGAGTGGATCACGAACGCCTCGACCACCTCATGAACCTTATCGGCGAACTTATTATCAATCGTAACCGGTACACCCTCATTGCCCGCTCTCTTGAAGACAGCAGCGAAAAGGTGGACATCTCGCACGTGGCGCAAAGCCTTTCTGAAACCACCTATGCCATGGCCCGTATTTCTGATGATCTGCAAGACACCATCATGAAAGTACGCATGGTTCCGGTTTCTTCTGTATTTTCACGCTTCCCCCGCCTCGTGCGCGACCTTTCGCGCAAAAGCGGAAAAGAAGTGGACCTGATCATGGAAGGCGAGGAAACAGAACTGGACAAAAGCGTGGTGGAAGTTATCGGAGACCCGCTGGTACACCTTATCCGCAACTCTGTCGATCACGGCATTGAACCTGAGGATGTGCGCATTGCCGCAGGCAAGCCCCCCAAGGGCAAGGTCACGTTGCGTGCCTTCCACAAGGGCAATTCTGTTGCCATTGAAATTGAAGATGACGGCAAGGGCATAGACCCGGTCAAGATGCGCGAAATCGCCGTGCGCAAGGGCCTGATTACCACAGAAGAAGCCGCCCAGCTTGACGACCGAGAGGCTGTGGAACTCATCTTCGCGCCCGGCTTCTCCTCTGCCGACCAGATCACTGACATTTCCGGCCGAGGTGTTGGCATGGACGTTGTGCGTACCAATATCAAGAACCTAAAGGGCAGCGTCAGCACCCACTCCGAGGTCGGCAAGGGAACGCGCTTCACCCTCAGCCTGCCGCTGACTCTGGCCATTATTGATGCCCTTATGGTTAATGTTTCAGGCCAGATGTATGCCATCCCCCTTGATGCGGTGTCTGAAACGACAAAGATCGAGGCCAAGCGTCTTACCGACGTAAAGGGCCGCAAGGCCGTCACATTGCGCGGTGAGGTGCTTGGTATTGTTGAAATGGCAGAAATGCTTGGACTGCCCCGCGCCAGTGATCCCCTCCCCGATGTGCTTTCCGTTGTGGTCATTCACGATAATGACCGCCGCCTTGGCCTGGTTGTGGACAGGTTGCTGGAAAGGCAGGAAATCGTCATCAAGCCCCTTGGAGCCTACCTTGGGGATCTCAAGGGCATTTCCGGCGCGACCATTATGGGTGATGGTTCTGTTATCCTGATTCTGGATCCACATGAAATCTATCTGATGGCCACATCCAAGGCGTCGTCCATGGCTCCTCCGGCAGGAGAAAGCAAGCAGCCCGCTTCATCAGCCAGAGTTTGA
- the rpmB gene encoding 50S ribosomal protein L28 gives MSKECIFCGKKPQVGNLVSHSNIKTKRRFNPNLQRVRHQFADGSVRTLTVCTRCIRSGVVSKPLVRKQG, from the coding sequence ATGAGCAAGGAATGCATTTTCTGCGGCAAAAAGCCCCAGGTTGGAAATCTCGTCAGCCATTCCAACATCAAGACCAAGCGTCGCTTCAACCCCAACCTCCAGCGCGTTCGGCACCAGTTCGCCGATGGCAGCGTGCGGACCCTTACCGTCTGCACCCGTTGCATCCGTTCTGGCGTGGTGTCCAAGCCCCTGGTTCGCAAGCAGGGTTAG
- a CDS encoding rhomboid family intramembrane serine protease, giving the protein MPPTFSRASKPTSGRWLIRRRPNSLPRFWRNISQASGADNYVRFRDWLLVLNARAIPHKTVSLSGREQIYVPPLLEGIALAELGEFSAESSRPAPVPKPLRMHRHYAFAALFLLPLLVWHGWRVDWWPAPRLLPPPETWSGAGMLDNVLVRIYGQWYRLATALTLHAGLTHLCGNLAFGAIFLPLLARLTGIGRALWLTVAGGILGNGLTVLFRPRLVTSMGFSTALFAAVGALAGFMALQHSQRGKAILPIAAGIAILAMLGTEGERTDYAAHIAGLCSGMALGAWEAWRLGKNWPALPQLLAGALAVAVLVLAWYWAFAAL; this is encoded by the coding sequence ATGCCGCCGACATTTTCGCGCGCTTCAAAGCCCACCAGCGGGCGCTGGCTTATTCGTAGAAGACCCAACAGCTTGCCACGGTTCTGGCGAAACATCAGCCAGGCCAGTGGAGCGGACAATTACGTGCGCTTTCGCGACTGGCTGCTGGTGCTCAATGCCCGCGCCATTCCTCACAAAACAGTTTCACTGTCGGGCAGGGAACAAATTTATGTTCCTCCCCTGCTCGAAGGCATCGCCCTTGCGGAGCTTGGCGAGTTTTCTGCTGAAAGCAGCAGGCCTGCGCCAGTTCCCAAGCCTTTGCGCATGCACAGGCATTATGCCTTTGCCGCGCTTTTTCTTTTGCCCCTGCTTGTCTGGCATGGCTGGCGCGTGGACTGGTGGCCAGCACCCCGTCTTTTGCCTCCGCCCGAAACATGGTCAGGGGCGGGCATGCTTGATAATGTTCTGGTACGCATCTACGGACAATGGTACCGACTGGCCACCGCACTGACCCTGCATGCAGGGCTGACGCATTTATGCGGTAATCTGGCCTTTGGCGCCATCTTCCTCCCCTTGCTTGCCCGGCTCACCGGAATAGGTCGCGCCCTGTGGCTTACTGTGGCTGGCGGCATCCTGGGCAACGGACTGACAGTGCTTTTTCGCCCACGCCTGGTCACTAGCATGGGCTTTTCCACCGCACTCTTTGCCGCAGTGGGGGCATTGGCCGGATTTATGGCCCTGCAACACAGCCAGCGCGGCAAGGCCATCCTGCCAATCGCGGCGGGAATCGCCATCCTGGCCATGCTCGGCACTGAAGGCGAACGCACTGACTACGCTGCGCATATTGCAGGCCTTTGCAGCGGCATGGCCTTGGGCGCATGGGAGGCCTGGCGCTTGGGAAAAAACTGGCCCGCCCTTCCTCAACTGCTGGCCGGAGCACTGGCTGTGGCGGTTCTTGTCCTGGCATGGTACTGGGCCTTTGCCGCACTTTGA
- a CDS encoding rubredoxin — MADPHDMWRCQMVNCGYVYDPDRGDKRHKIPAGTKFEDLPDDWHCPVCGAGKKSFRRLSDEA; from the coding sequence ATGGCTGATCCTCATGACATGTGGCGTTGCCAGATGGTGAACTGTGGTTACGTATATGACCCCGATCGCGGTGACAAGCGCCACAAGATTCCGGCGGGAACCAAGTTTGAAGATTTGCCGGATGATTGGCATTGCCCGGTTTGCGGTGCTGGTAAAAAAAGCTTTCGCAGGTTGAGCGACGAGGCCTAG
- a CDS encoding bacterioferritin, translated as MAENRDNRKAKVIEVLNKARALELHAIHQYMNQHYSLDDMDYGELAANMKLIAIDEMRHAENFAERIKELGGEPTTNKEGKVVTGQDVPAIYESDANQEDATIEAYSQFLAVCKEQGDIVSARLFERIIDEEQAHLTYYENIGNHIAKLGDTYLAKIAGTPSTTGTSSKGFVTGTPAA; from the coding sequence ATGGCAGAAAATAGAGATAATCGTAAGGCCAAGGTGATTGAAGTTCTTAACAAAGCTCGCGCCCTGGAGCTGCACGCCATTCACCAATACATGAACCAGCATTATAGCCTGGACGACATGGACTATGGTGAACTGGCTGCCAACATGAAACTTATCGCCATTGATGAAATGCGCCACGCTGAAAATTTTGCCGAACGCATCAAAGAGCTGGGTGGTGAGCCCACAACCAATAAAGAGGGCAAAGTCGTTACCGGACAGGACGTGCCCGCAATCTATGAAAGTGACGCAAATCAAGAAGATGCAACCATTGAGGCGTACAGCCAGTTCCTTGCAGTCTGTAAGGAGCAGGGCGACATCGTCTCGGCGCGTCTGTTTGAACGTATTATTGATGAAGAACAGGCACATCTGACCTATTACGAAAATATTGGCAACCACATCGCCAAGCTGGGCGACACCTATCTTGCCAAGATTGCCGGCACGCCCTCGACCACCGGAACCTCCAGCAAGGGATTTGTTACCGGGACTCCGGCTGCTTAA
- a CDS encoding transcriptional repressor: protein MAQIQTRMTRQRAVILEELRKAKTHPTADELYSIVRERLPRISLGTVYRNLDFLADSGEIRRLEAAGSTKRFDGDISRHQHVRCIQCGRIGDVMEPREAPSVTGMSVDGFSSILNSRIEYDGICKECAGRIRSTSH from the coding sequence ATGGCCCAAATTCAAACAAGAATGACCCGGCAGCGCGCGGTGATTTTGGAAGAACTGCGTAAGGCAAAAACGCACCCAACCGCAGATGAGCTCTACAGCATCGTGCGTGAACGCTTGCCCCGCATCAGTTTGGGGACTGTGTACCGCAATCTCGACTTTTTGGCGGATAGCGGTGAGATCCGTCGCCTTGAAGCGGCTGGTTCCACAAAGCGTTTTGACGGCGATATTTCCCGGCATCAGCATGTGCGTTGCATCCAGTGCGGCCGCATCGGCGATGTAATGGAACCACGAGAGGCGCCTTCAGTTACGGGCATGAGTGTTGATGGCTTTTCTAGCATTCTGAATTCGCGCATCGAATATGACGGAATTTGCAAAGAGTGCGCTGGCCGCATTCGCAGCACCAGTCATTAG
- a CDS encoding glucokinase, with product MQRILVADVGGTNCRFASFSLEDDRLSLEVATRIDSKILTSRQSLFAALSETLSQPVESADAIVVGLAGPVDRQRGRLTNGSLYINIADMPACQAARCLLLNDFTLQAYATLTPPGMSALHVAGPAKERSVAVEASSKPAWGSGSNEPGRMGARSVVGAGTGLGAASLLPVGTDEWLPFSSEAGHAAFAFFEDEEQEFRRFLCRELGRPFASAENVLCGDGLSILHYYLTGQFLQPRQVGERALSCDTPTLQWYARFLGRFCRGWMLSTLCRGGLWIAGGVAAANPLCVTSSTFLESLYASSEATLTLLQHIPVYLVTDTDSGLWGAAFAGQTLLRKYGHTHTSVPL from the coding sequence ATGCAGAGGATACTTGTAGCTGACGTTGGCGGCACAAACTGTCGGTTCGCCAGTTTCAGCCTTGAGGATGACAGGCTTTCCCTGGAAGTGGCAACTCGCATTGATTCCAAGATATTGACCAGCAGACAGTCGCTGTTTGCCGCACTGTCAGAAACGCTGTCGCAGCCTGTTGAAAGCGCCGATGCCATTGTGGTGGGATTGGCCGGGCCTGTGGACAGGCAGCGGGGACGCCTTACCAATGGCAGTCTGTACATTAATATTGCGGACATGCCAGCCTGCCAGGCCGCCCGGTGCCTGCTTCTCAATGACTTTACTCTCCAGGCTTACGCCACGCTGACCCCGCCGGGAATGAGCGCGTTGCACGTAGCGGGCCCTGCCAAAGAGCGGAGCGTCGCTGTGGAAGCCTCATCAAAACCCGCTTGGGGCAGTGGCTCAAACGAGCCGGGCCGCATGGGGGCGCGTTCGGTTGTCGGCGCAGGAACCGGGCTTGGCGCTGCCAGCCTCCTGCCTGTCGGAACTGATGAGTGGCTGCCTTTTTCCAGCGAGGCCGGGCATGCCGCTTTTGCTTTTTTTGAGGACGAAGAACAGGAATTCAGGCGCTTTTTGTGCAGAGAACTGGGGCGGCCTTTTGCCAGCGCCGAAAATGTTCTTTGTGGCGATGGTCTTTCCATCCTGCACTATTATCTTACCGGACAGTTTCTGCAGCCACGGCAAGTCGGCGAGCGTGCGCTTTCGTGTGATACGCCAACCCTTCAATGGTATGCCCGCTTTTTAGGACGTTTTTGCAGGGGGTGGATGCTCTCTACCCTTTGCCGGGGTGGTTTGTGGATAGCGGGTGGAGTGGCCGCCGCCAATCCGCTTTGCGTCACCAGCTCCACATTTCTTGAAAGCCTATACGCTTCTTCTGAGGCTACGCTAACTCTTTTACAGCACATTCCTGTGTATCTTGTTACAGATACAGACAGCGGGCTTTGGGGAGCGGCCTTTGCCGGACAGACACTGTTGCGAAAATATGGGCATACACATACAAGTGTACCGCTGTAG